A single region of the Lysinibacillus sp. B2A1 genome encodes:
- a CDS encoding formimidoylglutamase has product MFIQSDCQWKQEKGSAMHQWIKQKDNPHPNDVDIIIYGALLSYASEPSKKAQYPTAFRRVWPSFQSYNLDEQVDLRSLAVVDVGDVAIYATDKMLSESAIEAAAENLSTAYPKGFTCLLGGDHTITGCSIKGIKNAFPQERIGIIQIDTHLDARNQEEIGLAMDSPIQKLIAEGIVEGRHIYNVGLHGFFNSPEMIHYAKEQGIHMITLKQMRRDGIQLTIREMLRQLMYQVDRIYVSVDLDALDITFAPDVPAATPGGLTAYELFDILKLIGENEGVRHIDFVYADPKEGDLRPETVKMGVTAFLQWLTGIKLDHRNRLTTKTKALIR; this is encoded by the coding sequence ATGTTTATTCAATCAGATTGTCAATGGAAGCAGGAAAAGGGCTCAGCTATGCATCAATGGATTAAGCAAAAGGACAATCCGCATCCAAATGATGTAGATATTATCATATATGGAGCTTTATTATCGTATGCAAGTGAACCTTCAAAAAAGGCCCAATATCCAACGGCATTTCGAAGGGTATGGCCAAGTTTTCAATCCTATAATTTAGATGAGCAAGTCGATTTACGTTCGTTAGCAGTCGTAGATGTTGGTGATGTAGCCATTTATGCGACAGATAAGATGCTTTCTGAATCGGCTATCGAGGCAGCAGCAGAAAATTTAAGTACTGCTTATCCAAAAGGCTTTACCTGTCTTCTAGGTGGAGATCATACTATTACAGGTTGTTCAATCAAAGGAATTAAAAATGCATTCCCACAGGAACGAATTGGCATTATCCAAATTGATACACATTTGGATGCTCGTAATCAAGAGGAAATTGGTTTAGCGATGGATTCCCCAATTCAGAAGCTGATAGCTGAAGGTATTGTAGAGGGGAGACATATCTATAATGTCGGATTACATGGCTTTTTTAATTCGCCTGAAATGATTCACTATGCAAAAGAACAGGGAATTCATATGATTACGTTAAAGCAAATGCGTCGTGATGGCATCCAGCTAACAATCCGTGAAATGCTACGTCAGCTAATGTATCAGGTAGATCGCATTTATGTATCTGTAGATTTAGATGCGTTAGATATTACGTTCGCACCAGATGTCCCGGCAGCAACACCGGGGGGATTAACAGCGTATGAATTATTTGATATTTTAAAGCTCATTGGTGAAAATGAAGGCGTTCGCCATATTGACTTTGTTTATGCAGACCCAAAAGAAGGGGACTTACGTCCAGAAACAGTAAAGATGGGTGTAACTGCATTTTTACAATGGCTAACAGGTATTAAATTGGATCACCGTAATCGTCTAACAACAAAAACGAAAGCCTTG